GCCGCAGGTCGCTGTGCTGGTCCCACTTGTAGGAATGCGTGATCTGGACGAATCGAACGCCCTTCTCCGAGAACCGCCGCGCCAAGAGGCATTGGTGCCCGAAATTGCGGGTCTTGGCCTCGTCGAGGCCGTACAGTTTCAACGTCGCCTCGCTCTCGCCGGTGATCTCCTGCAGTTCCGGGGCGGCCAACTGCATGCGGAACGCCAGCTCGAACGAGCTGATCCTGCCCTCGAGCGCGGGGTCCGGACCCAGGTGCTCGAGCTGCTCCCGGCTCAACTTCTCCAGCAGCTCGATCTCGAGCTTCTGGGCGTCGATCGGCGTTTGGCTGTTCTGAATGAACGGGATCTTCGCTTTGGCGGCGTCGATGCTGGCGTTCCCGATGGGTGTGCCCTGCGTGTACGCCGGCAGAAAAGCCGAACTCCAGTTGTTCACGCCTCCATGGGTGAGCGTGGGGCAGATCGTCAGGAATCCGGGCAAGTCCTGGTTCTCGGTGCCAAGCCCGTAGGTGACCCACGACCCCATCGACGGGCGCACGAACGTGTCGCTTCCCGTGTGAAGCTCGAGCAGGGCTCCCCCGTGGCGCGAGTTGGACGCGCGCATCGAGTTGATGAAGCACAGGTCGTCCACGCAGCTTCCGACGTGCGGGAACAGGTCGCTCACCTCGATGCCGCTTTGCCCGTAGCGTTTGAACTCCCAGGGACTCTTGAGCAGGTTCCCCGTCGGACTCGAAACGATGCGCGGCATGTCGCCGGTGAAGGGCTTCCCGTGGTCGCGGGTCAAGAGGGGTTTAGGGTCGAACGTGTCCACCTGGCTGGGACCGCCGTGCAGGAACACGAAGATCACGCGCTTCGCGGTGGCGGGAAACTGCGGCGGCTTGGGCGCCAGAGGAT
This sequence is a window from Fimbriimonadaceae bacterium. Protein-coding genes within it:
- a CDS encoding DUF1501 domain-containing protein — encoded protein: MWNNDPLSRRELLKRSALGFGNIAFLGLLAEQALAYQGPSDPLNPLAPKPPQFPATAKRVIFVFLHGGPSQVDTFDPKPLLTRDHGKPFTGDMPRIVSSPTGNLLKSPWEFKRYGQSGIEVSDLFPHVGSCVDDLCFINSMRASNSRHGGALLELHTGSDTFVRPSMGSWVTYGLGTENQDLPGFLTICPTLTHGGVNNWSSAFLPAYTQGTPIGNASIDAAKAKIPFIQNSQTPIDAQKLEIELLEKLSREQLEHLGPDPALEGRISSFELAFRMQLAAPELQEITGESEATLKLYGLDEAKTRNFGHQCLLARRFSEKGVRFVQITHSYKWDQHSDLRRDHASNAAEVDKPIAGLLKDLKSRGMLKDTLVIISGEFGRTPVAQGDDGRDHNPHGFTTILAGGGVKAGFKYGATDDYGFYAVEDPCHVHDLHATMLHLLGIDHTKLTYFHGGRNYRLTDVHGEVAKKILA